From the genome of Aphanothece sacrum FPU1, one region includes:
- a CDS encoding glycosyltransferase family 9 protein: MRILALVPGGISNQLLFFPTLEDLKIQYPKATIDVIVEPRAKPAYRVCPYIHEVLMFDYKDRNGLADYLNLLGIIRDREYDVAVTLDPRWTLGLLLWLNGIPLCVAYQTQPGWFISNPVVLKTEQYTAYQYHDLLQGLDVHSPCPSLKISLPKADIDWAEGEQKRLDLPGGYVLISGGVGELPESKTAKNSYPISQWGKIIENIQQKQPNLPIVLLQGSDGSEWIKPLKESYPTLKVTKPNDMGKLAAMIAGANLIISPDSIPVQLAVAVGTYTVGLFGPTQATKLLPPAQDRYIGLQSQTDSIADISPETIIEQIWRS; the protein is encoded by the coding sequence ATGCGAATACTAGCCCTAGTTCCTGGGGGAATTAGTAACCAACTCTTATTTTTTCCAACCCTGGAAGATCTGAAAATCCAATACCCGAAGGCCACGATAGATGTCATCGTCGAACCCCGTGCTAAACCAGCTTATCGGGTGTGTCCCTACATCCACGAAGTCTTGATGTTTGATTATAAAGATCGCAATGGATTGGCTGATTATCTCAATTTATTAGGCATTATCCGCGATCGTGAATATGATGTGGCTGTTACCCTTGACCCACGCTGGACACTAGGACTTCTGTTGTGGTTAAATGGCATCCCTCTTTGTGTGGCTTACCAAACTCAACCCGGTTGGTTTATTTCTAATCCTGTTGTCCTAAAAACTGAACAATACACTGCTTATCAGTATCATGATCTCCTACAAGGTCTAGATGTTCATTCTCCCTGTCCCTCTCTCAAAATATCTCTGCCTAAAGCGGATATTGACTGGGCAGAAGGAGAACAAAAACGCTTAGATTTGCCAGGGGGTTATGTATTGATTTCTGGAGGGGTGGGAGAATTACCTGAGTCCAAAACCGCAAAAAATAGCTATCCTATCTCTCAATGGGGCAAAATTATCGAGAACATTCAACAAAAGCAACCTAATCTTCCTATTGTTCTGTTACAAGGGTCTGACGGGTCAGAATGGATTAAGCCCCTTAAGGAGAGTTATCCTACCCTGAAGGTAACAAAACCCAATGATATGGGGAAATTAGCGGCTATGATTGCGGGGGCTAATCTGATTATCAGTCCTGATAGTATTCCCGTACAATTGGCTGTAGCAGTAGGGACTTATACGGTGGGACTATTTGGCCCCACTCAAGCAACTAAACTTCTGCCACCTGCTCAAGATCGTTATATTGGCTTACAATCTCAAACCGATAGTATTGCTGATATTTCACCGGAAACAATTATTGAGCAAATTTGGCGAAGCTAG
- a CDS encoding NADP-dependent glyceraldehyde-3-phosphate dehydrogenase, with translation MNTLSKLSENMNIAAKIQDIFPSIDSIPLDFQLNHPIDQKEYLVDGKLEIWEGETEETFSPIYLKTSEGLVRHQIGQFPLLNQEAALSALEAAVKAYDNGRGKWPTMSVGQRIECLQDFAYRMKEKRGIVVNLLMWEIGKSYTDSCKEFDRTVDYIEDTIDALKNLDRVSSRFEISEGVIGQIRRAPLGVVLSMGPANYPLNETFTTLIPALIMGNTVIVKAPRPGVLLNYPLLEAFKEAFPPGVVNTIYGQGRLISPPLMESGKIDALAFIGTSRAANNLKKQHPKSHRLRSILGLEAKNPGIVLPHADLDLAVKECILGTLSYNGQRCTAIKILFVHTAIIDKFLEKFTTAVNNLKFGMPWEDNVFLTPIAEPGKPNYLQELVEDAKQHGAEVINEAGGMINETFFYPAILYPVNDKMKVYSVEQFGPVVPIVPFDDIETPINYLVKSDYGQQVSIFGQNTEAIAQLVDPLVNQVCRVNINSQCQRGPDTFPFTGRKDSAEGTLSVHDALRAFSIRTLVAAKDIDLNKRLISEMVREHKSNFLSTDFIL, from the coding sequence ATGAATACACTTAGTAAATTATCAGAAAATATGAATATTGCTGCCAAAATTCAAGATATTTTTCCCTCGATTGATAGTATACCTTTAGACTTTCAATTAAACCATCCCATTGACCAAAAAGAATATTTGGTTGATGGAAAATTAGAGATTTGGGAAGGAGAAACAGAAGAAACATTTTCTCCTATTTATCTCAAAACATCAGAAGGACTGGTTCGTCACCAAATTGGACAGTTTCCCCTATTAAATCAAGAAGCTGCTTTATCTGCCTTAGAAGCGGCGGTAAAAGCTTATGATAATGGTAGGGGAAAATGGCCAACCATGTCAGTAGGTCAACGTATCGAATGTCTTCAAGATTTTGCCTATCGCATGAAAGAAAAGCGTGGCATAGTTGTTAATTTATTGATGTGGGAAATTGGTAAATCTTACACAGATTCTTGTAAAGAATTTGATCGAACTGTTGACTATATTGAAGATACAATTGATGCTTTAAAAAATCTAGATCGTGTCTCCTCTCGGTTTGAAATTTCCGAAGGAGTCATCGGACAAATTCGTCGCGCCCCTTTAGGTGTTGTCTTAAGTATGGGGCCAGCAAATTATCCCTTAAACGAGACATTCACTACTTTAATTCCAGCCCTCATTATGGGCAATACAGTGATTGTTAAAGCCCCAAGACCTGGAGTTTTATTGAATTACCCTTTATTAGAAGCTTTTAAAGAAGCTTTTCCTCCGGGGGTAGTTAATACCATTTATGGGCAAGGACGGTTAATTTCTCCGCCTTTAATGGAATCAGGCAAAATAGATGCTTTAGCTTTTATTGGAACAAGTCGTGCCGCTAATAATCTCAAAAAACAGCATCCTAAATCTCATCGTTTACGTTCAATTTTAGGATTAGAAGCGAAAAATCCAGGTATTGTTTTACCTCATGCAGATTTAGATTTAGCCGTCAAAGAATGTATTTTAGGAACTCTTTCTTATAATGGACAACGCTGTACCGCGATCAAAATTCTTTTTGTTCATACGGCAATTATTGATAAGTTTCTAGAGAAGTTTACCACTGCGGTAAATAACCTAAAATTTGGTATGCCTTGGGAAGATAATGTTTTCTTAACACCTATTGCTGAACCTGGTAAACCGAACTATCTTCAAGAATTAGTAGAGGATGCCAAACAACATGGGGCAGAAGTTATTAATGAAGCGGGAGGGATGATCAATGAAACCTTCTTTTATCCAGCGATTCTTTATCCCGTTAATGATAAAATGAAGGTCTATTCTGTTGAACAATTTGGCCCAGTTGTTCCTATTGTTCCCTTTGATGATATTGAGACTCCTATTAATTATTTAGTCAAGTCAGATTATGGTCAACAGGTCAGTATTTTCGGACAAAATACAGAAGCGATCGCGCAATTAGTTGATCCATTGGTTAACCAAGTTTGTCGTGTTAATATTAACAGTCAATGTCAACGGGGCCCTGATACTTTTCCCTTTACAGGAAGAAAAGATTCTGCGGAAGGAACATTATCAGTGCATGATGCGTTAAGGGCCTTTTCTATTCGTACTCTCGTTGCAGCAAAAGACATTGATCTCAATAAACGATTAATTTCTGAAATGGTCAGAGAACATAAGTCTAATTTTCTCTCAACTGATTTCATTTTGTAG
- a CDS encoding HEPN domain-containing protein, with product MSYRVLAHAEIEAYFEDRVKEIALSAVDTWKKKGESGRTLLSLLAFSGMEMEAPPDSLRSKQSNFDKKLQEQLKLDNKIDKAHRRFISSVNDNHGIKEKNILTLLLPIGINSDDLDQDWLNLMDSFGKNRGIIAHTSALSYKTKQQINPQDELNTVKKIVYGVSNVGGGKGVQGLIHVDQLLNNLIKLNRYIS from the coding sequence ATTTCTTATCGAGTATTAGCTCATGCTGAAATCGAGGCTTATTTTGAAGATCGAGTTAAAGAAATAGCACTTTCAGCCGTTGATACTTGGAAAAAAAAGGGAGAAAGTGGACGAACTTTACTTTCTTTACTTGCTTTTTCTGGAATGGAAATGGAAGCACCTCCAGATTCCCTTAGGTCTAAACAATCTAATTTCGATAAAAAACTTCAAGAACAGTTAAAATTAGATAATAAAATAGATAAAGCACATCGTCGCTTTATATCTTCTGTAAATGACAATCATGGTATTAAAGAAAAAAATATTTTGACTCTACTTTTACCTATCGGTATTAATAGTGATGATCTGGATCAAGATTGGCTCAATTTGATGGATTCTTTTGGTAAAAACAGAGGAATTATTGCTCATACATCGGCGTTATCTTATAAAACCAAACAACAAATCAATCCTCAAGATGAGTTAAATACTGTTAAAAAAATTGTTTATGGGGTTTCCAATGTAGGCGGAGGAAAAGGAGTACAAGGTTTAATTCATGTTGATCAATTACTTAATAATCTGATAAAATTAAATCGTTATATTTCCTGA
- a CDS encoding DUF262 domain-containing protein has translation MSQVAEFQYNEEELAEEFGFDDAQNESDSSEFNLKHISDIVVYGTDWTTETILNQLNRKNINLNPRFQRRDAWTIKRKSRFIESLILGIPVPQIVLAEKEKGKYLVLDGKQRLLTILQFYNKSESPNNNFKLKELEFLSNLNSLKLQDFENNPLYSQYLDALDNQTIRTTIIKNWQSENFLYKVFLRLNAESTPLSPQELRQALNPGKFTDYIDDQSIKSKGLKAIFTKQPDFRMRDNQLLLKYIAFQYFLPEYRGDLKNFVDKTSKRFNDEWEKKQDNIEETIQKFEKAVEMTIRIFGEDNFSKIWLQDKATYERQRNLSLLDTILFYFSDAEIRQKVEQVNKIKIEEAFKTICSSSPDFISSVKSSTNTITNTHRRLALWGKALQEVLEIDFNIPELINNHLVFSGFR, from the coding sequence ATGAGTCAAGTAGCAGAATTCCAGTACAATGAAGAAGAATTGGCGGAAGAATTTGGCTTTGATGATGCACAAAATGAATCAGATAGTTCCGAATTTAATCTTAAACATATTTCTGATATTGTTGTTTATGGAACTGACTGGACAACAGAAACTATCTTAAATCAACTGAACCGCAAAAATATTAACTTAAATCCTAGATTTCAGCGTAGAGATGCTTGGACGATCAAACGGAAGAGTCGTTTTATAGAATCTTTAATTTTAGGAATTCCTGTACCACAAATAGTTTTAGCAGAAAAAGAAAAAGGTAAATATTTAGTTCTTGATGGTAAGCAACGTTTACTTACAATTTTGCAATTTTATAATAAAAGTGAATCACCAAATAACAATTTTAAGTTAAAAGAACTAGAATTTTTATCTAATTTGAATAGTTTGAAGTTGCAAGACTTTGAAAACAATCCCTTATATAGTCAATATTTAGATGCTTTAGATAATCAAACAATTCGGACAACAATAATCAAAAACTGGCAAAGTGAGAATTTTCTTTACAAAGTATTTCTGAGGTTAAATGCCGAAAGTACCCCTCTATCTCCTCAAGAACTTAGACAAGCCTTAAATCCCGGAAAATTTACTGATTATATAGATGATCAGTCAATTAAAAGTAAAGGGTTAAAAGCTATTTTTACTAAGCAACCAGATTTTCGTATGCGTGATAATCAATTACTTTTAAAGTATATTGCTTTTCAGTATTTTTTACCTGAATATAGAGGAGATTTAAAAAATTTTGTAGATAAAACTTCTAAAAGATTTAATGACGAATGGGAAAAAAAACAAGATAATATAGAGGAAACTATTCAAAAATTTGAAAAAGCTGTGGAGATGACTATCAGAATCTTTGGGGAAGATAATTTTAGCAAAATTTGGTTACAAGATAAAGCCACATATGAAAGACAAAGAAATTTATCGTTACTGGACACAATATTATTTTATTTTTCAGATGCAGAGATTCGACAAAAAGTAGAGCAGGTAAATAAAATAAAAATTGAAGAAGCCTTTAAGACCATTTGTTCTTCATCACCAGATTTTATAAGTTCAGTCAAAAGTAGTACAAATACTATTACTAATACTCACAGAAGATTAGCTCTTTGGGGTAAAGCTTTACAAGAAGTTTTAGAAATAGATTTTAATATTCCTGAATTAATTAATAATCATCTTGTTTTTTCAGGATTTAGATGA
- the purU gene encoding formyltetrahydrofolate deformylase: MDSPTATLLISCPDQQGLVAKFASFIYANGGNIIHADQHTNFEAGLFLSRMEWQLEGFNLSRDMIAPAFAAIAKPLQAVWQVHFSDTIPRVAIWVTKQDHCLLDLLWRWQAKELLADIPLIISNHTTLQAIAQQFGLDFCHLPINKDNKIQQEARQLEVLRQYRIDLVVLAKYMQILTPDFINHFPHIINIHHSFLPAFAGANPYHRAYERGVKIIGATAHYVTADLDEGPIIEQDVARVSHRDTVPDLIRKGKDLERVVLARAVRLHLQHRVLVYGNRTVVFA; the protein is encoded by the coding sequence ATGGACAGCCCAACTGCAACTCTTTTGATTTCCTGTCCCGACCAACAAGGATTAGTAGCTAAATTTGCCAGTTTCATTTATGCTAATGGGGGCAATATAATTCATGCGGATCAACATACAAATTTTGAGGCTGGTCTATTTCTAAGCCGTATGGAATGGCAACTAGAAGGCTTTAATCTATCCCGTGATATGATTGCCCCGGCTTTTGCTGCTATTGCTAAACCCTTACAAGCAGTGTGGCAAGTTCATTTTTCTGATACTATTCCTCGTGTTGCTATTTGGGTGACAAAACAAGACCATTGTTTACTCGATTTATTATGGCGATGGCAAGCAAAAGAATTATTAGCTGATATTCCTCTAATTATCAGTAATCATACCACATTACAAGCGATCGCCCAACAATTTGGCCTAGATTTTTGTCATCTTCCTATTAATAAAGATAATAAAATTCAACAGGAAGCGCGACAATTAGAAGTCCTCAGACAATACCGCATTGATTTAGTAGTTTTAGCTAAATATATGCAGATTTTAACCCCAGATTTTATTAATCATTTTCCTCATATTATTAATATTCATCACTCTTTTTTACCTGCATTTGCTGGGGCCAACCCTTACCATCGGGCCTACGAAAGAGGAGTTAAAATTATCGGGGCCACGGCCCATTATGTTACTGCGGATTTAGATGAAGGGCCTATCATTGAACAAGATGTGGCTAGAGTTAGCCATCGAGATACGGTTCCCGATTTAATTCGCAAAGGAAAAGACTTAGAACGGGTCGTTTTAGCCAGGGCCGTCCGCTTACATTTACAACATCGAGTCTTAGTATACGGCAATCGCACTGTGGTTTTTGCTTAA
- a CDS encoding lysophospholipid acyltransferase family protein yields MNLFTVSNHSVKSRISPWLIRLVYPLGSWVIVPVFFRRMTIIGQENIPTQGPVIVAPTHRSRWDALIVPYAVGRMVSGRDLRFMVTSTEMKGLQGGLIRRLGGFPIDVERPAISSVEHSVAVLKQGEMLVIFPEGGIFRDKIVHPLKRGVARIALEVESQQPGCGIKVLPVSIQYSQPYPSWGTDVTVNIAPPIDVSSYYTQKMKTCSEKLTHELESILKGLHEKQHLSQEFVLLNNY; encoded by the coding sequence ATGAATTTATTCACTGTTTCTAACCATTCGGTCAAGTCTCGCATTTCTCCTTGGTTGATTCGTCTAGTTTATCCGTTAGGTTCTTGGGTAATAGTCCCTGTTTTTTTTCGTCGTATGACGATTATTGGACAAGAAAATATCCCGACTCAGGGGCCAGTTATTGTGGCCCCAACCCATCGTTCTCGTTGGGATGCGTTAATCGTTCCTTATGCGGTGGGTAGAATGGTCAGTGGACGAGATTTACGGTTTATGGTGACATCAACTGAAATGAAAGGTCTTCAAGGCGGTTTAATTCGTCGTTTAGGGGGCTTTCCTATAGATGTTGAACGTCCGGCTATTAGCAGTGTAGAACATAGTGTCGCTGTCCTTAAACAAGGGGAAATGTTGGTAATTTTTCCTGAAGGTGGTATCTTTAGAGATAAAATTGTTCATCCTCTTAAGCGAGGGGTGGCCCGTATTGCTTTAGAAGTGGAATCTCAACAACCCGGTTGTGGTATTAAAGTTCTTCCAGTTAGTATTCAATATAGTCAACCTTATCCGAGTTGGGGAACAGATGTGACGGTTAATATTGCCCCTCCTATCGATGTGTCTAGTTACTATACCCAAAAGATGAAAACCTGTTCAGAAAAGCTGACTCATGAGTTAGAATCAATTCTTAAAGGGTTACATGAAAAACAACATTTATCACAAGAATTTGTCTTATTAAATAATTATTAA
- a CDS encoding SgcJ/EcaC family oxidoreductase, producing MNQNQIIIQQAIKACIDKNAVTFASLFAENGEIILNNNRKILKPEIAKVTADYFANLAYINIEIKNISVAENKALIDWTWQDYNTLTGKQNCQDNVISIHFTSGLISSWQENKVLSQLLC from the coding sequence ATGAATCAAAATCAGATAATTATTCAACAAGCTATTAAAGCTTGTATTGATAAAAATGCAGTTACTTTTGCTTCTCTATTTGCTGAAAATGGGGAAATTATTCTTAATAATAATAGAAAGATACTTAAACCAGAAATTGCAAAAGTTACGGCTGATTATTTTGCTAATTTAGCGTATATAAATATAGAAATTAAAAATATTTCTGTTGCAGAAAATAAAGCATTGATTGATTGGACATGGCAAGATTATAATACTTTAACAGGGAAACAAAATTGCCAGGATAATGTTATCTCAATTCATTTTACATCAGGTTTGATTAGTAGTTGGCAAGAAAATAAGGTTCTATCGCAGTTACTATGCTAA
- a CDS encoding PIN/TRAM domain-containing protein → MIDAIIIFIFILAAAGIGFDSVDLLPEAVQQQISNIEALRWLGAGFTSIIGLAVGLVVQTTYRRLETKIRSTPIEVILTRAVGLVIGLLIANLMLAPIFVLPIPKEFVFIKPMIAILGSVTFSFMGISLADTHGRTFLRLINPNSIESMLVAEGTLQPASTKVIDTSCIIDGRIEELLDTGFIEGQILIPQFVLQELQQLADASNDQKRVRGRRGLDILNRMQDSFPKRIVIHSADYEEISTVDAKLVHLALEINGTLLTNDYNLSKVANLQKVTILNVNDIAQAIRPIYLPGDTLDLKILKPGKEPTQGVGYLEDGTMVVVEEGKDYLGGELRVVVTSALQTSAGRMIFAKPQSAVTSS, encoded by the coding sequence ATGATTGATGCCATTATTATCTTTATCTTCATCTTAGCAGCCGCCGGAATCGGATTTGATAGTGTAGATTTGTTACCCGAAGCGGTTCAACAGCAAATCTCCAATATTGAGGCCTTGCGGTGGTTAGGGGCTGGTTTTACCTCAATTATCGGACTGGCCGTTGGTTTAGTCGTTCAAACCACCTATCGTCGTTTAGAGACGAAAATTCGTTCAACTCCTATTGAAGTCATTTTAACGAGGGCCGTAGGATTAGTAATTGGTCTATTAATTGCTAATCTAATGTTAGCCCCCATTTTTGTGTTACCAATTCCTAAAGAGTTTGTCTTTATTAAACCGATGATTGCTATTTTAGGTAGCGTCACGTTTTCTTTTATGGGAATTAGTTTAGCGGATACTCACGGACGGACTTTTTTGCGACTCATTAATCCTAATAGTATTGAAAGTATGTTAGTAGCGGAGGGAACTTTACAACCAGCTTCTACTAAAGTTATTGATACCAGTTGTATCATTGATGGTCGTATTGAAGAATTACTTGACACAGGATTTATTGAAGGACAAATTCTGATTCCTCAGTTTGTTTTACAGGAATTACAACAATTAGCAGATGCAAGTAATGACCAAAAACGGGTTCGGGGAAGACGGGGTTTAGATATTCTGAACCGGATGCAAGACTCTTTTCCTAAACGAATTGTTATCCATTCAGCAGATTATGAAGAAATTTCTACTGTTGATGCTAAATTAGTGCATTTAGCTTTAGAAATCAATGGAACTCTCCTTACTAATGATTACAATTTAAGTAAAGTCGCTAACTTACAAAAAGTGACCATTCTTAATGTTAATGATATCGCACAAGCGATACGTCCTATTTATTTACCTGGAGATACTTTAGACCTGAAAATTCTTAAACCTGGTAAAGAACCCACTCAAGGAGTAGGATACCTTGAAGATGGAACGATGGTAGTTGTAGAAGAAGGCAAAGATTATTTAGGGGGAGAGTTAAGAGTTGTTGTTACTTCTGCGTTACAAACTTCAGCAGGACGGATGATTTTTGCTAAACCTCAATCTGCGGTAACATCATCTTGA
- the hemW gene encoding radical SAM family heme chaperone HemW: MQDIGIPTSAYLHIPFCRRRCYYCDFPISVLGNKTDIYTSNSIREYVTFICQEISLTSFQGYPLKTIFFGGGTPSLLPPIYVEKILQTLDNKFGIVTDAEISLEIDPGTFTIEQLHGYQQCGVNRVSLGVQAFQDNLLEKCGRFHRVNDILNAIEFIHEVGIKNFSLDLISGLPEQTLDDWQLSLETAISLAPNHLSCYDLVLESVTAFGKQYQPGKFPLPTDEMTAQMYKLAQSILTSSDYEHYEISNYAKQGHQCLHNRVYWQNQSYYGFGMGAASYTNQQRFTRPRTRQTYYDWVQKLAESDGIINCSQVSTNDILLETLMLGLRLKEGVDLLIINDYYGSEIIAKIIKCCSSYAQQGWVNFLDNKRQIINSSNFNNCSNIARITLSDPEGFLFSNTILATLFETLES, from the coding sequence ATGCAAGACATAGGTATTCCTACATCAGCTTATCTTCATATCCCTTTTTGTCGTCGTCGTTGTTATTATTGTGATTTTCCTATATCAGTTTTAGGGAATAAAACTGATATTTATACCTCTAATTCTATTAGAGAATATGTGACGTTTATTTGTCAAGAAATAAGTTTAACTTCCTTTCAAGGATATCCCTTAAAAACGATTTTTTTTGGAGGTGGAACTCCTTCATTATTGCCTCCTATTTATGTAGAGAAAATTTTGCAAACCTTAGATAATAAGTTTGGAATTGTTACTGATGCAGAAATTTCTTTAGAAATTGATCCCGGTACATTTACTATTGAACAATTACACGGTTATCAACAATGTGGAGTGAATCGAGTTAGTTTAGGGGTACAAGCTTTTCAAGATAATTTATTAGAAAAGTGTGGCAGATTTCATCGAGTTAATGATATTCTAAATGCCATTGAGTTTATTCATGAAGTTGGGATTAAAAATTTTAGTCTTGACTTAATTTCTGGCTTACCTGAACAAACATTAGATGATTGGCAATTATCTCTAGAAACAGCGATTTCTCTTGCACCGAATCATTTATCTTGTTATGATTTAGTCTTAGAATCTGTCACAGCATTTGGCAAACAATATCAACCCGGTAAATTTCCCTTACCTACGGATGAAATGACAGCCCAAATGTATAAACTTGCTCAGTCTATATTAACATCTTCAGACTACGAACATTATGAAATTTCTAATTATGCTAAACAGGGTCATCAATGTCTTCATAATCGAGTTTATTGGCAAAATCAGTCCTATTATGGCTTTGGTATGGGGGCAGCAAGTTATACAAATCAACAAAGATTTACTCGACCTCGGACTCGACAAACTTATTATGATTGGGTTCAAAAATTAGCTGAATCAGATGGTATAATTAATTGTTCTCAAGTTTCAACAAATGATATCTTATTAGAAACATTAATGCTAGGATTACGACTAAAAGAAGGTGTTGACTTACTGATTATAAATGATTATTATGGCTCAGAAATAATTGCTAAAATTATTAAATGTTGTTCAAGTTATGCTCAGCAAGGATGGGTCAACTTTCTTGATAATAAACGACAGATAATCAATTCTAGTAATTTTAATAATTGTTCAAACATAGCAAGAATAACTCTTAGTGATCCTGAAGGATTTTTATTCTCTAATACTATCTTAGCTACCTTATTTGAAACTTTAGAATCATAA
- a CDS encoding agmatinase family protein: MIQKNLEDIDPNYLSRPNGNFFGLPYTIEEANIVFLPVPWDVTTSYQAGAADGPKAILDASLQVEWYDHHCPDAWKIGHGTIPIDANIREKNKQIRSVAKSIIEYQYYEGNYQDEAIQNELKIVNDACIDLNNWVYTQSKQLLHQNKLIGVIGGDHSVPLGLMKALEEIHNNYGILQIDAHADLRQAYEGFTYSHASIMSNALELDGITNLVQIGIRDICEEELTQATNDPRISIFHDWQLKTNTYQGISWDKQCQEIIAKLPEKVYISFDIDGLDPRFCPHTGTPVPGGLDFSQAVYLIQCLVAANKTIIGFDLSEVAPGLTDQWDGNVGARLLYKLSNFMYVSQKQI; the protein is encoded by the coding sequence ATGATTCAAAAAAACTTAGAAGACATAGATCCTAATTATTTATCAAGACCTAATGGTAATTTTTTCGGATTACCTTATACAATTGAAGAAGCTAACATTGTTTTTCTTCCTGTTCCTTGGGATGTTACCACATCTTATCAAGCAGGTGCAGCCGATGGGCCAAAAGCTATTTTAGACGCTTCTTTACAAGTTGAATGGTATGATCATCATTGTCCTGATGCTTGGAAAATTGGTCATGGAACTATCCCAATAGATGCTAATATTCGAGAAAAGAATAAACAAATACGTTCTGTGGCAAAATCTATTATTGAATATCAATATTATGAAGGAAACTATCAAGATGAAGCGATTCAAAATGAATTAAAAATAGTCAATGATGCTTGTATAGATTTGAATAATTGGGTCTATACTCAGTCCAAACAATTATTACATCAAAATAAATTAATCGGGGTAATCGGTGGGGATCATAGTGTTCCTTTAGGACTCATGAAAGCCTTAGAAGAAATCCATAATAATTATGGTATTTTACAGATAGATGCTCATGCTGATTTGCGTCAAGCTTATGAAGGGTTTACTTACTCTCATGCTTCTATTATGTCTAATGCCTTAGAATTAGACGGAATCACTAATTTAGTACAAATTGGTATCCGAGATATTTGTGAAGAAGAACTTACTCAAGCAACAAATGATCCTCGCATTAGTATATTTCATGATTGGCAACTAAAAACTAATACTTATCAAGGAATTTCTTGGGACAAGCAATGTCAAGAAATTATTGCTAAACTTCCCGAAAAAGTTTATATTAGTTTTGATATAGATGGTTTAGATCCGAGATTTTGTCCTCATACGGGGACTCCCGTACCAGGAGGTTTAGATTTTAGTCAAGCCGTGTATTTAATTCAGTGTTTAGTAGCTGCGAATAAAACAATTATTGGCTTTGACTTATCTGAAGTAGCACCCGGTTTAACTGATCAATGGGATGGTAACGTTGGTGCTAGATTACTCTATAAACTTTCTAACTTCATGTATGTTTCTCAGAAACAAATATGA